The genomic region GCTTCTGAATGCCTGATTTTCAAGGGTTGGAATTGTGCTTGAGGAAAGTTTTGCTTTGCAAATGTCCTTTTTCTCATAGTGTGTCCTGGTGTTTGCTCTTGTTTTTAGTGGTCTTGTTTTTAGACAGGTCAGTGGCCTGGATGAGCCTGTAGTTTCACCTGCTGAAGCAGTTTTAAACTCTtctctctgcagggcagctTTACAAGGTGAATGTGCCTGTTGTGGTCACACAGGCCTCAGGAGATGGAAGCATTCTCCACTACCCTGTGCAGCAGATGTTTCATCCCCTTGGGCAAGCTTCAGTTCTGCAGGCCAGCCTTGCCAGTGTCACACAGCTGAATGCATCTGCTGCCCATGCAGCTGGTGAAacactgcagccccaggaggcTGCTCTCCAACAGGCTGTGCTGTTTAAACCGAGCTATGTGGAAAAACAACACCTGGAGAACTCTGCTACCTTGGTCCAGCAGCCTTCTGTGAGTCTGCAGGAATATGAAATTAATGCAGTGTTGAATCAGTGCAGTGAATCCACAGAAAAATTCCAGCATGACAACCTTCACACGGCTGTGTTTACTCCAGAATGCTCTGAAGGACTTTTTATTGATGAATCCTTGGCAAGCAGCTCAAGCAGTGTCCTGCTGGATGTGGAGGGGCAGCTGGACATGGAGCATccggagctgctgcagcagcaggtgtCTGATGATATCATTGACCTGATTATTGCAGGGGAAAGTTTGGatgaaaatgcatttctaaAGGATCAGGGCAGCATGGCTCCATCTGACAAGGTAAGGCCTTTTGTTTCTCAGCTAATGAAAATACATCTGTTAGAGGAGGTTGTTTGAACACATTTCTAAGTGACAACTAGCACCTCTAAATGAGAAGAACAAaagttattttgattttatgGTTCAATCTTAAGCTTGTTTAGAATAGCAGTAGCTGACTGCTTGTTTTTACATTAAGAATTTGTCAAAACTACTGTGATTGATGAGAAtatcaatttaaaaatatggaaaaatgtAATGGATAGATAGAATGTATTAGACTTACTGAttacttttggggtttttttgtgactAAGCAGACATGAAAGACTCCTTGAGAACTTCCATATCATTCTGGCATGATCTGCATATGGATACTGGTCAATTGTGGGCAAAGTGCTTTTGCAGGATCAGCTGGGATTAATTTTATCTTATAATGTGTGAAGAGTATTAAAGATGTATTGAGAATGCATTCAGGATGAAAAGTCAAATTTGATAAGTGAAAATCTCCttgaagaaaatatatttccttggggaaaaagTCCTGGATAAACTAGAACTCAGCTAGAGCTGTGTGGGAAACTTGAGTGATTTTAATTAACAAGCCTCTTTCCTGACCTCATCTAATTTTAGTGCCAGAAATGATTTGCAGATGTTTGAAGTTCAGGCTGGCTTGGTGACTTTGAGTTGTAGTGCTCATATGTGATTGAGACAAATTTATTAAATGCAAATTTAATGCCAGCAATGCCAAATGTCTGTAAATAGAAAGTGTAATGTTGCTCGTCTGAACTCTGATGGCAGCATGATGAAGGCTGTCTGTAGTGAGAATGGGAGGTCAAAACAAAGTGTTCCTTTCCTGAACTAGGGAGTGTGTATGGATGGGAATTAAGTGCTACAATAAAGATTTAATGAGAAACTGAAGATGGCTGAAACCTTAAAGCCCTTTTATGCTCCTGTGAATGCTCTGTTTAGGAATTCTGTCACTTTTATGAACAGCAACTTGAGTTACTGAAATATTTACTGTCTCTACCAGCTTTTTATATCttatttaaacaaagcattttGAATGAGTTGAGGGAGAAGGATCAGTTCCTCTTgacttttatttcaaaaatgaAGAATTCTATTTTGGGGGTGGAGGAGTagcttccttttttgtttttatgggAGGATTATTTTTTGCAATAGAAATTCTAAGTGTCCACTTGATTGCCTTTGTTTTAGAGTTGTTTGAGTACAAAGGTGTTTAGAGAAaagggtaagaaattttttttttctgtattgctGAGGAATATTTGACCTGGGTCCCGTTTAAGTTAGATGCAATGCCATATTTACAAATGTACTCAGGCTTGACAAGCAGTAGGACCTGCAACTCCCATACTAGTGCCCCTTGCTTGTTGATACATTAAACACAAACCTCAGGCTGTGTGCTGAGCACGAGGGACCTGCAAGTCCCATACTAGTGCCCCTCGCTTGTTGATACATTAAACACAAACCTCAGGCTGTGTGCTGAGCACGGGGGAACCTGCAACTCCCGTACTAGTGCCCCTCGCTTGTTGATACATTAAACACAAAcctcaggctgtgctgagcatGGGGGTGTTGACTCACGAGCTGTCCCTGGTCTCTTTCACCGCTGTCCCACGGAACCCACGGAGCAGGCGGAATCCGATTCGCCGCTGGAGAAAGATCTCTGCAGTGACATTGAAGGCATAAGTCAGCTCGATGGCACCGGGGATGTTTCTTCTAAGGAACAAATACCACATACCAAAGATAAAGAAGAGAATGAATTCATTGGCTTTATTGATTCAGAGGATCTAAGAGTTCTGGATGATGAGGAAGACTATGATGAAGAATGTGACAGTTCTTCAGACATAGAGTCCAGCGGCAGTGATGGGGACAATGAAGACCTCCAGATAGACATAGTTGAGGAGGTAATTTACTTTTAAGCCTTTAGAAGCACATAACAATATTAGATCTCTCAACTGTTGAATTGTTGGACCTAGAACAGTTCCTGGTTAGTTTGGTGCAGGGCATGCACAGTGAAGTTACAAACCTCTGGAGATAGGAGGTACTGCAGAGAAATTACTTGAAAGCTCATTATGAGGAGTATGGACAAATGAAAGAACTGTTGGAAAGTCATTTGGTTATTGGATGAATTAAAATACTTAGCTATCAGAATTAAAGTTTTCTTGTAAAACCCTGGTCTCAGTGGAATGGAGCTTTTGACTTAAGATATTATTTAAAGAATTAGATTTAAATAAGATCAGGATACAAATCTaggtttcctttccttctgAAGGACCACAGGGGATTAGAGAAAAATGTGATACAAGAACTTTGTTCTCTGTTTAATGCCCTGTGTTTCTTTTAATGCCCTGTTAATGCCCtaggttttcctttttcttaaagATATGCAATTTTGTATCCTATGGGTTTGTTCACAAGAGCATCAACTTGTAGCATTTGGACTTCACATAAATACAACTTCATCAGTATTTCAGTCACTGCTTTATCACTTagcagttttgcttttttgacCTGTGTTTTTATTCAGGGTGTTTTATGCAAACATGTAAAAGGTACTTGTAAATGAGGTTGGTGCAATGTGGATTTCACAGGTCTTCATTTTTGCAATGGTAACTTTATTGTTCTGGGAATGTTTAATTCCAAGTATATTCAATGCTATTCTGAAAGGGTGtataaaacagaattttaatCTCTAGGACCCCTTAAACTCTGGTGATGATGTCAGTGAGCAGGACATTGCAGACTTGTTTGACACTGACAATGTGATCGTTTGTCAGTATGAAAAGGTACAGTAATACACTTTTATCTTTGTTCTTTAATCATCCTAAATAATACCTGCAGCAAATccatctctgctctcctgtCAGTGCCTTCTGAAGAAACTCTAATGCTGTAATGGAGTGTTTAAATGATGTGTTTAGCTGACAATAGTCTGAAGACTTTCCTACTGTTTTCTGAAAAGAGGATAATCATAATGGGCTATTAAAGGAAAAGGGAACAAGAAGTCTGGCAAAATTATGATTTGTAAAGATGCAAAAGCTTGTTTATTTCCTTAACTTTCAAGTAAGATCAACATCTCTGTTGATCATACATCTCTGTGGATGTATGTAGGCATATTCAGCTGTGAATTAAGGCTTTTATAAAGGATAACAGAAAGAGAGGTGTATGtatgttcttttccttttttttctgtcgTTATAGTGCTCACTGAGAGATTTTCCTAACAGAATTTTGTTGTGTCTGAGAAACAAAGTAGCTGTTAAGTGCCTTATTGTCCACCTtcattttaatgtttaaaaTTCAACTTTACTTTGAGCTCCTGAAGATCAAATTAAATCCTTTTAGCTATTGTATGGTTTTGGATGCTTGCATGTCAGTaatttaaaagaggaaaaaagggcatattttaaaggaaatatgGAAAAATGTGTCTGTAGATTGTGCCTtgactttttttaatattctttcaTAAGTTCTTAGAGAGAACTTTTTGTGTGTCTAACTATGCCTGTCTTAATGCTTGTGGTTTAGGAAATGGAGAGGTGGTAAGAAAATTGTCTTCATAAAACTGTGACAGATTGACCTTTCTTGAGACCAGTTATTTTGGGAAGTTACAGGGATATGTGTAGAAAATGCCTCTGAAATGAAGCTATTGGTGTCTGTATTGCAGTGA from Agelaius phoeniceus isolate bAgePho1 chromosome 3, bAgePho1.hap1, whole genome shotgun sequence harbors:
- the GTF2A1L gene encoding TFIIA-alpha and beta-like factor — its product is MQPELYKSIIEDVIEGVRELFAEEGVEEQVLKDLKQLWETKVTQSRATEGFFKHSHCSPRFSLQLPHSSHSLLQTSAASYVIQAGRGFQHFTAAKLGPPRVGVTLALPSCVAYPLQMPAGVMLQPAPGQLYKVNVPVVVTQASGDGSILHYPVQQMFHPLGQASVLQASLASVTQLNASAAHAAGETLQPQEAALQQAVLFKPSYVEKQHLENSATLVQQPSVSLQEYEINAVLNQCSESTEKFQHDNLHTAVFTPECSEGLFIDESLASSSSSVLLDVEGQLDMEHPELLQQQVSDDIIDLIIAGESLDENAFLKDQGSMAPSDKAESDSPLEKDLCSDIEGISQLDGTGDVSSKEQIPHTKDKEENEFIGFIDSEDLRVLDDEEDYDEECDSSSDIESSGSDGDNEDLQIDIVEEDPLNSGDDVSEQDIADLFDTDNVIVCQYEKIHRTKNKWKFYLKDGVMSIEGKDHVFAKATGDAEW